The proteins below are encoded in one region of Lactuca sativa cultivar Salinas chromosome 3, Lsat_Salinas_v11, whole genome shotgun sequence:
- the LOC128132775 gene encoding protein ALP1-like — translation MAPPPLSDVTATAAGSGAAAFPSSCRPTWKGQYASGHHGSPSLVLEAVASQDLWIWHAFFGVAGSNNDVNVLDQSPTFDDLLNGKALDAPFTVNRNEYKYGYYLTDVIYPQYSTFVKAFRHPVEERDKFFKRRQERARKDVERAFGVLKAKWHIVEHAARPLDLETLRYIMYACIIMHNMVVEDKRRNIAHYIPTEPRHVQFQPGTTDYLHRVVDIQDANKHRQLREDLADYIFYGNNNDNE, via the exons ATGGCACCACCACCACTGTCGGACGTCACAGCCACCGCCGCCGGCAGTGGCGCTGCTgcctttccttcttcatgtcgACCAA CATGGAAAGGGCAATACGCAAGTGGTCATCACGGATCACCTTCATTGGTGTTAGAGGCTGTCGCTTCtcaagatttatggatttggcATGCATTTTTTGGGGTTGCGGGTTCCAACAACGACGTCAACGTTCTTGATCAGTCGCCAACATTCGACGATCTTTTGAATGGAAAAGCCCTGGATGCTCCTTTCACGGTGAATAGAAacgaatacaaatatgggtattacCTTACAGATGTAATATATCCTCAGTATTCCACATTCGTGAAGGCATTCCGCCACCCGGTTGAAGAACGAGACAAATTTTTTAAGAGAAGACAAGAAAGAGCACGTAAGGATGTGGAACGTGCTTTTGGAGTGCTAAAGGCGAAGTGGCATATAGTCGAACATGCAGCACGACCATTGGATTTAGAAACTTTACGATatatcatgtatgcatgtatcataatgcataacatggtaGTAGAAGATAAAAGGAGAAATATTGCACACTATATCCCAACAGAGCCCAGACACGTTCAGTTTCAACCAGGAACAACAGATTATTTGCATCGCGTTGTTGACATTCAGGACGCAAATAAACACAGACAACTTCGAGAGGATTTAGCGGATTATATCTTCTATGGTAACAATAACGATAACGAATAg